From the genome of Delphinus delphis chromosome 8, mDelDel1.2, whole genome shotgun sequence, one region includes:
- the LOC132430324 gene encoding LOW QUALITY PROTEIN: membrane-spanning 4-domains subfamily A member 12-like (The sequence of the model RefSeq protein was modified relative to this genomic sequence to represent the inferred CDS: substituted 1 base at 1 genomic stop codon), with amino-acid sequence MMSSKPTAFPRMCETKPNPYPPSYSTAPGSQRPLSFISLGNQAQSGQPPFITSPGTFTNSRQGPGNIQMVSXARGEAATSFKEEAKTLGAIQIMTGLRHIDFGIIGGLMASIYNQELGFASLSFIGGYPFWGDLSFIITGALSISASKQFSPCLIKGSLGMNIVNSVSAFMGVILLLVDVSINGLPNQDSWGSG; translated from the exons ATGATGTCATCCAAGCCAACAGCCTTCCCCAGGATGTGTGAAACCAAACCTAATCCTTACCCACCAAGCTACTCTACGGCTCCTGGGTCTCAACGACCTCTGAGTTTCATCAGCCTAGGAAACCAAGCGCAGAGTGGTCAGCCTCCCTTCATTACTTCTCCAGGAACCTTCACCAACAGTCGGCAGGGTCCAGGAAATATACAAATGGTAAGTTAAGCTAGAGGAGAAGCAGCTACAAGCTTTAAAGAAGAAGCAAAGACACTAGGG gcaATCCAGATCATGACTGGATTGAGGCACATTGACTTCGGAATTATTGGGGGTTTAATGGCCTCTATTTATAACCAAGAGTTGGGTTTTGCTTCCTTGTCTTTTATTGGCGGATATCCATTCTGGGGCGACCTCTCT TTCATTATTACTGGAGCACTCTCTATTTCGGCATCCAAGCAGTTTTCCCCTTGTCTG ATAAAAGGCAGCCTAGGAATGAACATTGTTAATTCTGTCTCTGCCTTCATGGGGGTGATTCTGTTGCTGGTGGATGTGAGCATCAATGGGCTGCCTAATCAAGACTCCTGGGGCAGTGGCTAA